AAGATTCCAATGTGGTATTCATTTTCTTTGTTGAAAAATTCATGCTCCATTACTTAAAAATTCTCATATGATTTTATTGGAtgcaaaattaaagatgagagggaattagattaaaattttttgccgAAGAGCAATTAGAATCCTGGCAATAATAGTGTGGTTCTAGAATTAGAATCTTAGCAATAATAGTGTGGTTCTGGGTTTTTTGCATCAACGGCTCCACACCAGATAAAGACGCCAATAACAACAACATTACAAATATATACATCAGATCAAATAGTAAGGAACATACACAACTCTTCATCGTAAACCATCATCAATCTGtcattggaaaaagaaaaaaggaaaaagaagaaatcacCCGAGGTGGGAGCGTGCCTCTTGAGAGTGATTTGGTGCTGCTGTCTGCTATGAAGAcaaagtttaaataaaaaaaagataatattagaaaataaaaaaaagctatGTGCAAGAATATTAAAATCTTATACCTTTATTTTCTCAGAGGGCTTGTTGGACTTGTTGGACAGTTTGTTGCAAAATGCCCAGAAAATCCCCATAGTTGTAGCAGCTTCCGCCGCCACAAACGCTGCCGTACCTACCTTGGCATCTGCCTCCTCCCTGGTTGCAATCCTTGATCCAGCCCACCATGGCTGTACATGTACGACCGTCATCACATCTTTCACCTTATCCACCATCACCATGTCAACTCTTACCACGAACTCCACTGTGACCACTGAGCCCACCGTTGCCTTAGACTCCTCGACTACCATAGTTGTCGCCGCAACCTCTTCGACTGCCGTAACCCTACTACCATTGCTGTTGTCCCTTTCACCGTGACAGGAAATAAATAGATATAACCGCTCTGTTCTTGTCGCCGCAGCTGCTATGCTCTCCTCTTGCCTACTCACGCTGCATGTGTTTTCTGTGGCAACCGCTCAGTTCTTTCCATCGATTTACTCTCTTTCACCG
This portion of the Arachis duranensis cultivar V14167 unplaced genomic scaffold, aradu.V14167.gnm2.J7QH unplaced_Scaffold_169709, whole genome shotgun sequence genome encodes:
- the LOC107472578 gene encoding uncharacterized protein LOC107472578 isoform X1; translated protein: MVVEESKATVGSVVTVEFVVRVDMVMVDKVKDVMTVVHVQPWWAGSRIATREEADAKVGTAAFVAAEAATTMGIFWAFCNKLSNKSNKPSEKIKQTAAPNHSQEARSHLG
- the LOC107472578 gene encoding uncharacterized protein LOC107472578 isoform X2 — translated: MVVEESKATVGSVVTVEFVVRVDMVMVDKVKDVMTVVHVQPWWAGSRIATREEADAKVGTAAFVAAEAATTMGIFWAFCNKLSNKSNKPSEKIKTAAPNHSQEARSHLG